The Nitrospirales bacterium genome includes a window with the following:
- a CDS encoding cobalamin-dependent protein (Presence of a B(12) (cobalamin)-binding domain implies dependence on cobalamin itself, in one of its several forms, or in some unusual lineages, dependence on a cobalamin-like analog.), protein MKKTISFADLTHTGQLIASNTFPYGASLIAEYIQQEIPDYFESFVCKYPEDLSQYLDHVIPDLACFSNYSWNFSLAYEFCTRIKEHSPDTITIFGGPNFPISNEEQAEFLLDHPNIDFYIQFEGEQAMVSLLQELKACDWDCKRFKRTRTKLSNTHYRIDDTVIHGELGPRIAKLGDIPSPYLSGRCDKFFDGVLIPMLQTNRGCPFLCTFCTEGQSFYNKVNKYSRERIFRDLDYIAERVTVPDLYIVDSNFGMFKEDLEVCRYISDLQKTYGWPKYLHVSTGKNNKELVLEAASILDGAMSFSATIQTSDQQILKNIKRSNISLDQLIEAAKTAQGVGANSYSEVIMCLPGDTREKHVDSILALVDSDVNFVRMYQLMMLPGSEMSQKQTRNEYGMKTSYRVMPRNFGIYRFLEDTFSCGEVEEICISNATFSYQDYVACREFQLTIEMFYNGGIFRELMQLLNRKGLTTSSFIQAVHAHAVSHETLQGLYRGYVQETEGSLWSDKEEVKTLLTNPEQARRYVSEEAGNNELFKYRALGYFFHIDALHEVAFHIAAQLLKQHAQDDELTGQYLVELKSYSLLKKQGILDHGQSINEYFHFNFSELEEQDFKLDVDQVYCSEGLSFEFFQDEEQQTAIEGYLKQYGKSVTGLGRILLRSHIKTLYRRMKPARVAVQAERGPVSLPQQSVDNKAAVA, encoded by the coding sequence ATGAAAAAAACGATTAGCTTTGCAGACTTAACCCATACAGGTCAGTTGATCGCGTCGAACACGTTTCCCTATGGCGCTTCTCTCATCGCAGAGTATATTCAGCAGGAAATCCCCGATTATTTTGAATCGTTCGTCTGTAAGTATCCCGAAGATCTCAGCCAATATCTTGATCACGTCATACCTGATTTGGCGTGCTTCTCGAATTACTCGTGGAACTTTTCCTTAGCGTACGAATTTTGTACGCGAATCAAAGAACATTCTCCGGATACGATCACAATTTTCGGAGGACCGAATTTTCCGATCTCCAACGAAGAACAAGCAGAATTTTTACTCGATCATCCGAATATTGATTTTTATATCCAATTTGAAGGCGAACAGGCTATGGTCTCTCTCTTGCAGGAGCTGAAAGCCTGTGATTGGGATTGTAAGAGATTTAAGAGGACGAGAACAAAACTCTCCAATACGCATTATCGAATTGATGACACAGTCATTCATGGAGAACTCGGACCAAGGATTGCCAAGCTTGGAGATATTCCCTCTCCGTATTTGAGTGGGCGGTGTGACAAGTTTTTCGATGGTGTGCTCATTCCGATGTTGCAGACGAATCGAGGATGTCCCTTTCTTTGTACATTTTGTACTGAAGGGCAATCGTTCTACAACAAGGTGAATAAGTATAGCCGGGAACGAATATTCCGCGACCTGGATTACATTGCCGAACGTGTGACCGTTCCTGACCTCTATATTGTTGATTCGAATTTTGGCATGTTCAAAGAAGATTTAGAGGTATGCCGGTATATCTCAGATCTTCAGAAAACATATGGTTGGCCCAAGTACCTGCATGTTTCAACGGGAAAAAATAATAAGGAGTTGGTGCTAGAGGCGGCTTCAATTTTGGATGGAGCGATGAGTTTTTCTGCCACGATACAAACGAGTGATCAGCAAATCCTCAAAAACATCAAACGGTCAAACATTTCACTCGATCAGCTGATTGAAGCTGCCAAAACGGCTCAGGGAGTTGGAGCGAACAGTTATTCGGAAGTGATTATGTGTCTTCCGGGTGATACGAGAGAAAAACATGTTGATTCCATATTGGCGCTCGTGGATTCCGATGTGAATTTTGTACGGATGTACCAACTGATGATGTTGCCGGGGTCGGAAATGTCTCAGAAACAAACTCGGAATGAATATGGCATGAAGACGAGCTATCGTGTGATGCCAAGGAATTTCGGTATCTATCGATTTCTTGAGGACACGTTCAGCTGTGGGGAAGTAGAAGAAATTTGTATCAGTAATGCGACGTTCTCATACCAGGATTATGTGGCCTGTCGAGAATTTCAATTAACCATTGAAATGTTTTATAACGGCGGGATTTTTCGTGAACTCATGCAACTGCTGAATCGAAAAGGCCTGACGACTTCTTCATTTATACAGGCGGTTCATGCCCATGCGGTCTCTCACGAGACCTTGCAGGGACTCTACAGAGGTTATGTGCAAGAAACCGAAGGCTCGCTGTGGAGCGATAAGGAAGAGGTCAAGACCTTATTAACCAACCCAGAGCAGGCTCGGCGATATGTGTCTGAAGAAGCCGGAAATAACGAACTCTTTAAATATCGAGCCTTAGGATATTTCTTTCACATTGATGCTCTTCATGAAGTTGCATTTCATATTGCTGCGCAGCTCCTCAAACAACATGCTCAGGATGATGAATTGACGGGTCAATACTTGGTGGAATTGAAAAGCTATAGCCTCCTCAAGAAACAGGGGATATTAGATCACGGACAATCTATCAATGAGTATTTCCATTTCAATTTTTCTGAACTCGAGGAGCAAGATTTCAAGCTTGATGTCGATCAGGTGTATTGCTCTGAAGGATTATCTTTCGAATTTTTTCAAGACGAGGAGCAACAAACCGCTATCGAAGGGTATCTCAAACAATATGGAAAGTCAGTCACGGGTCTAGGACGCATCTTGCTACGAAGTCACATTAAAACACTGTATCGAAGAATGAAGCCTGCCAGGGTTGCGGTCCAAGCTGAACGAGGACCTGTGTCATTGCCTCAACAATCAGTTGATAACAAGGCTGCAGTTGCATGA
- a CDS encoding B12-binding domain-containing radical SAM protein — MIDKVLIVVPPLVNSEGKKDSSHHRPDFESYRLVSPIEPTLVASDLREKGFEVRIVDLGVYTNDRFDHLATIIENFKPDAAVVIQSILTFATAQDWDAKRVFDIAKEQMPDIVTILTGGHASNYPGQAVKEGICQYSIKGEVDFAVSQLLLAINNGSNLSSVAGLSFQYESKVRVSHEYPLVDVSELPLPAYDLLDGDHKLGYSSVLEFGKIRFPERSNQYRDIMTSRSCRLRCSFCSVAHLRGEKQRYRRKPVEKVIHEIEVALEEGIKEIHFFDDLFAETETQILELTNEIMKRNLKFPWFVAQGMPLWPLTHHVLSAMKEAGMYRLICPLESGNDRVLKKVIGKSFSTVQHHHNVIMWAHDLGLEVIGMFVIGMPGETREEILDTLTFAEGHPEIDYSVFSIATPMMGTRLMKAVRKSGQLEDSGKINRIIKRTVALYSTEAFSEYELGVIRAFDWDRINFSSESRRVKYAAMVGVSLQQLEELRTHAKDTFFHFFPNYDGPWSFRELYYQPDLYRSIAPKIA; from the coding sequence ATGATTGACAAGGTTCTCATCGTCGTTCCTCCGCTCGTGAATAGTGAAGGGAAGAAAGACTCCAGTCACCACCGTCCAGATTTTGAATCTTACCGATTGGTCTCGCCAATCGAACCGACCCTTGTCGCATCTGATTTACGAGAAAAAGGATTTGAGGTTCGAATTGTGGACTTAGGGGTCTACACCAATGATCGTTTTGATCATTTAGCGACGATAATTGAGAACTTTAAGCCCGATGCTGCTGTCGTGATTCAATCCATTTTGACCTTTGCCACAGCCCAAGATTGGGATGCTAAGCGAGTGTTTGACATAGCAAAGGAACAAATGCCCGATATCGTTACTATTTTAACAGGGGGGCATGCCAGTAATTACCCTGGACAAGCCGTCAAGGAAGGCATCTGTCAGTATTCGATTAAGGGGGAGGTCGATTTTGCTGTTAGTCAGCTGCTACTTGCCATCAATAACGGTAGCAATCTTTCCAGTGTTGCCGGTTTATCGTTTCAATATGAAAGTAAAGTCAGGGTTTCACATGAATATCCATTGGTCGATGTGAGTGAACTTCCCTTGCCAGCTTATGATCTCTTAGATGGGGACCATAAGCTTGGTTATTCCTCGGTTCTAGAATTTGGAAAAATTCGATTTCCTGAACGCAGTAATCAATATCGAGACATTATGACCTCCCGAAGTTGTCGACTGCGTTGTTCGTTTTGTAGCGTTGCTCATTTACGCGGGGAGAAACAGCGATATCGAAGAAAACCAGTGGAAAAGGTCATCCATGAAATAGAAGTCGCTCTTGAAGAGGGAATTAAAGAAATACACTTTTTTGATGATTTGTTTGCTGAAACAGAAACGCAGATACTGGAATTGACGAATGAAATCATGAAAAGAAACCTGAAATTTCCTTGGTTTGTCGCTCAAGGTATGCCACTTTGGCCTCTCACTCACCATGTCTTGAGTGCGATGAAAGAAGCTGGGATGTACCGGCTCATTTGTCCATTAGAGTCAGGGAATGATCGGGTATTGAAAAAGGTCATTGGCAAAAGTTTTTCGACAGTTCAGCATCACCATAACGTCATCATGTGGGCGCACGATCTCGGCTTAGAAGTCATTGGAATGTTTGTGATCGGCATGCCTGGAGAAACTCGTGAAGAGATTTTGGATACCTTGACGTTTGCCGAGGGCCATCCGGAAATCGATTATTCGGTCTTTTCCATCGCAACTCCCATGATGGGGACACGATTAATGAAAGCAGTAAGGAAGTCCGGGCAATTAGAAGATTCAGGGAAGATCAATCGAATTATTAAACGAACCGTTGCACTATATAGTACCGAGGCATTTAGCGAGTACGAGTTGGGAGTGATTCGGGCATTTGATTGGGATCGTATTAATTTTTCTTCAGAATCTCGTCGTGTGAAATATGCCGCGATGGTTGGCGTTAGTCTTCAGCAGCTCGAGGAGCTCAGGACGCATGCGAAAGACACCTTCTTTCACTTTTTCCCAAACTATGACGGTCCTTGGTCTTTTCGAGAGCTGTATTACCAACCAGATCTTTATCGATCGATTGCCCCGAAAATTGCTTAA
- a CDS encoding class I SAM-dependent methyltransferase, with translation MSEVNLLDRYPQATRPIEERGAHIQEDHRQIARQFGREYFDGDRLHGYGGYSYHPRFWRETVKRFRDFYGLTNESSVLDVGCAKGYMLHDFKELLPGLTIAGIDISPYALEHSLESVRSDLQLGNAKDLPFADNSFDLVISINTIHNLDLEECRQALKEIQRVSRGPAFVTMDAWRNEEERERLLKWNLTALTYMDVQDWEKVFEDVKYTGDYYWFIAA, from the coding sequence ATGAGTGAAGTGAATCTGTTAGATCGGTATCCGCAGGCAACACGACCAATCGAGGAACGAGGGGCACATATTCAAGAAGATCATCGTCAGATCGCACGTCAATTTGGAAGAGAATACTTCGATGGAGATCGTCTACATGGATACGGTGGCTATTCATATCATCCCAGATTTTGGCGGGAAACGGTTAAGCGGTTTCGAGATTTCTACGGTTTGACGAATGAATCCAGCGTGTTAGATGTCGGCTGTGCCAAAGGATACATGCTCCACGACTTCAAGGAACTTCTTCCTGGATTGACCATCGCTGGTATCGATATCTCACCTTATGCACTCGAACACAGTCTTGAGTCCGTGCGGTCTGATCTTCAGCTTGGCAATGCGAAAGACTTACCATTTGCAGACAACTCTTTTGATTTAGTCATTTCGATCAATACCATTCATAATCTCGATTTAGAAGAATGCCGACAGGCATTGAAGGAAATTCAACGCGTATCGAGAGGTCCGGCTTTTGTTACGATGGATGCATGGAGGAATGAAGAGGAGCGAGAGCGGTTACTCAAGTGGAATCTCACTGCGTTGACCTACATGGATGTGCAAGATTGGGAAAAAGTCTTTGAAGACGTGAAATACACAGGGGATTATTACTGGTTTATTGCCGCGTGA
- a CDS encoding zinc-binding dehydrogenase — MKTESKKKINDDHRPSLVGVSTTQAAVLTQIGSPLSIMTLSLPPLNPGQVLVQVTYSGLCRTQMMEMQGKKGPDRYLPHTLGHEGSGIVMDVGSAVKKVKPGDHVILSWIKGTGAEVSSTQYQSDMGIIHSGAVSTFMRHTITCENRVTPIPSSMPLREAALLGCAVPTGAGIVFNTAQIQPGSRVAVFGLGGIGLSVLLAASSVKVKSLIAVDIYDHKLEQARLLGATHTFNARSTNVKKEIMDMTDNQGVDYAIEAVGRREAMEDAFHVVRPKGGLCVLAGNVAYGEKMSIDPFDLIKGKRLIGTWGGESVPERDFQQYVERFLNGDFPLMRLITHEQPLEEINRVIEAMEMGQVGRALITMR; from the coding sequence ATGAAAACGGAGTCGAAGAAGAAAATCAATGACGATCATCGTCCTTCCCTCGTTGGGGTATCGACGACGCAAGCCGCCGTGTTAACTCAAATTGGTTCTCCTCTCTCCATTATGACTCTTTCTCTGCCCCCGTTGAATCCGGGACAGGTGCTAGTCCAGGTGACATACAGTGGCCTCTGTCGGACTCAAATGATGGAGATGCAGGGAAAGAAAGGACCTGACAGGTATTTGCCCCATACGTTGGGACATGAAGGGTCTGGGATTGTCATGGATGTCGGATCGGCGGTCAAGAAGGTTAAGCCTGGAGACCATGTCATCTTGTCATGGATCAAAGGTACGGGGGCCGAAGTTTCGTCAACACAATACCAGAGTGACATGGGCATCATTCATTCAGGTGCCGTCAGTACGTTTATGAGGCATACGATTACTTGTGAAAATCGAGTGACGCCTATTCCGTCATCAATGCCCCTGCGAGAAGCTGCGTTGTTGGGCTGTGCGGTCCCGACGGGTGCAGGCATTGTTTTCAATACGGCACAGATTCAACCTGGAAGTCGTGTGGCGGTCTTTGGGCTTGGAGGCATTGGACTGAGTGTGTTGTTGGCCGCCAGTAGTGTAAAGGTCAAGTCTCTTATCGCGGTTGATATCTATGATCACAAATTGGAACAAGCCCGTTTGTTGGGTGCGACGCACACATTCAATGCACGGTCAACGAATGTGAAAAAAGAAATCATGGACATGACCGACAATCAAGGTGTCGATTATGCGATTGAAGCGGTCGGACGTCGGGAAGCCATGGAGGACGCATTTCATGTCGTGCGGCCCAAAGGCGGATTGTGCGTCCTTGCGGGGAATGTCGCATACGGAGAAAAAATGTCCATCGATCCGTTCGATTTAATCAAAGGGAAACGACTGATTGGTACCTGGGGAGGCGAATCGGTTCCTGAACGTGACTTTCAACAGTATGTAGAGAGATTTTTAAACGGCGATTTTCCGTTGATGCGTCTCATCACACACGAGCAACCACTCGAAGAAATCAATCGAGTAATTGAGGCGATGGAAATGGGGCAGGTTGGCCGAGCTTTGATAACAATGAGATAA